From a region of the Paenibacillus segetis genome:
- a CDS encoding ABC transporter substrate-binding protein, which produces MKKMLKLTLITALVMTVLAGCGSKSNTANSVNNTNSSITNEKPKKVELKVFMSFPRFKDQFDAYFEKFKAKMLAEQNIDVSIKLEMPNSDQAKQILQTRLSSNDAPDLFTLHAIADIPTYYKAGYLSDLSDQPFVGGLYESVKNTVIYDGKVVALPLESLSWGYLYNKQMFTELGLTPPQTLDEMKAVVEKLNAKGIKPFELAFQESWIPQLMMALSLGGIVNSEHPDWIEQMNAGTASYKDVEDVFNIIDLIMENGTDKPFEVSGATGSADFANGKSAMWVQGSWQAETLLKVNPDMEIGVAPLPVSNNPDGTMINLSTSTSLAVSPTSKNKEVALELLNFILDEKESSALFEELKFNPVSTVHNYKTFPWVDEASVYVSKGKAYQDLSLPNGVTDETAKQLQSYFAKSVTKEEIIKALDKAWAAGVQNSK; this is translated from the coding sequence ATGAAGAAAATGCTGAAATTGACACTTATCACTGCATTAGTCATGACTGTATTGGCTGGTTGTGGGTCTAAATCCAATACGGCGAATAGTGTTAACAACACCAACAGTAGTATAACCAACGAAAAACCGAAAAAAGTAGAATTAAAGGTATTTATGAGTTTCCCAAGATTTAAAGATCAGTTTGATGCTTACTTCGAAAAATTCAAAGCGAAAATGCTTGCTGAACAAAATATTGATGTATCGATCAAGCTTGAGATGCCTAACTCGGATCAGGCGAAGCAAATCTTGCAGACACGGTTGTCATCTAATGATGCACCAGATTTATTTACCTTACATGCGATTGCTGATATCCCTACTTATTACAAAGCTGGTTATTTATCTGATTTGTCAGATCAACCATTCGTTGGTGGGCTGTATGAGAGCGTTAAGAACACCGTCATATACGACGGGAAGGTCGTAGCACTTCCACTAGAAAGCTTATCATGGGGATATTTATACAATAAACAGATGTTCACTGAATTAGGGTTAACTCCACCACAAACATTGGATGAAATGAAAGCGGTTGTAGAGAAGCTGAATGCTAAAGGGATTAAACCATTTGAACTCGCATTCCAGGAATCTTGGATTCCACAGTTAATGATGGCACTGTCGCTGGGGGGAATTGTGAATTCAGAACATCCAGATTGGATTGAACAAATGAATGCGGGTACTGCATCGTATAAGGATGTAGAAGATGTATTTAATATTATTGATTTAATTATGGAGAACGGTACGGATAAGCCTTTTGAAGTAAGTGGAGCTACAGGCTCAGCAGACTTCGCAAACGGAAAATCTGCGATGTGGGTACAGGGCTCATGGCAGGCAGAAACATTGCTAAAAGTTAATCCGGATATGGAAATTGGGGTTGCTCCACTTCCTGTAAGTAATAATCCAGACGGTACAATGATTAATCTCTCTACATCGACATCACTGGCTGTGTCACCAACAAGTAAGAACAAAGAGGTAGCCCTAGAATTGTTAAATTTCATCCTTGATGAGAAAGAGTCGTCTGCTTTATTTGAAGAACTTAAATTTAATCCTGTATCCACTGTTCACAATTACAAGACATTTCCATGGGTTGATGAAGCATCCGTATATGTATCGAAAGGAAAGGCCTATCAAGATTTGTCTCTACCTAATGGCGTGACGGATGAAACTGCTAAACAATTACAAAGTTATTTTGCTAAAAGTGTGACCAAAGAGGAGATCATTAAGGCGCTCGATAAAGCATGGGCCGCTGGTGTTCAGAACAGCAAATAA
- a CDS encoding response regulator translates to MPNYKVLIIDDEPWSRQVVQALGAWDKMNMTVIGEAEDGKQGLRLIEELQPHIVITDMRMPGIEGVELLRQISAEYPEKEIIVMSGYDDFVYLKEAIRSRAVEYLLKPINENELNDALLRCSQNLQAIDRLHEELPEVPFFFTDRIALEEYLAYRQRIFGHLLTLNKSMVSHEFAKLAEFMERMTKDSDRAKPVSQISHDFFLMLSKFVSEHDMELGQIWMEEEVKSEDNKTKWSSFNEAVAELSRVFADIIDRIEGLQKNRNRLNLGEVKLYIEQHYQDDISLETIASHFFVSKEHLSRSFKNITGENISDFIVRMRMEKARELIVEEGLPIKHAAQLSGYDDLAYFYRVFKKHYGMPPGSLRKED, encoded by the coding sequence ATGCCTAACTATAAAGTTTTAATTATTGATGATGAACCTTGGTCTAGACAAGTTGTACAAGCACTTGGTGCATGGGACAAGATGAATATGACTGTTATCGGAGAAGCAGAAGATGGTAAACAAGGGCTCAGACTTATAGAGGAATTACAACCTCACATTGTTATTACTGATATGCGAATGCCAGGTATTGAGGGAGTGGAACTCCTACGTCAAATTAGTGCTGAATATCCGGAAAAAGAGATTATTGTCATGAGTGGATATGATGATTTTGTATACCTGAAGGAAGCTATACGTTCACGAGCGGTAGAATACCTATTAAAACCGATAAATGAGAATGAACTTAATGACGCCTTACTAAGATGTTCCCAAAATTTGCAGGCGATCGATAGACTACATGAGGAGTTACCTGAGGTACCGTTCTTTTTTACAGATCGAATTGCATTAGAAGAATACTTAGCCTACCGACAAAGAATATTCGGCCACTTACTAACTTTGAATAAAAGTATGGTATCGCATGAATTTGCTAAGCTGGCAGAGTTTATGGAACGTATGACGAAGGACTCAGATCGAGCGAAACCCGTTTCTCAGATTAGCCATGACTTCTTCTTGATGTTGAGTAAATTTGTCTCTGAGCACGACATGGAGTTAGGTCAGATTTGGATGGAGGAAGAAGTTAAATCAGAGGATAATAAAACAAAATGGAGCTCTTTTAATGAAGCGGTAGCTGAGCTTAGCCGTGTTTTTGCTGATATTATTGATCGTATTGAAGGACTGCAGAAGAATCGCAATCGACTTAATCTTGGGGAAGTAAAATTATATATTGAACAGCATTATCAGGACGATATCTCTCTAGAGACCATCGCGAGTCATTTTTTTGTAAGTAAAGAACACCTAAGCAGAAGTTTTAAGAATATAACAGGGGAGAACATATCTGATTTTATCGTACGCATGCGGATGGAGAAAGCTCGGGAGCTTATCGTCGAAGAAGGTTTGCCTATTAAACACGCAGCTCAATTATCGGGGTATGATGATTTGGCTTATTTTTACCGGGTGTTCAAAAAGCATTATGGTATGCCTCCAGGTAGCCTACGCAAAGAAGATTAA
- a CDS encoding sensor histidine kinase, translated as MKRTSIRIKLMLIMICLTLLPVITITWIATSNTKQSVEKELIEGNRARILWADQYLNELTEQMDALFYSLQINQDLMDGIRDKSNQDVGFQYRFHNLIRETLTTAFFSNSRKIDDLTLSIATSGEAYTVNHTGMITTRMGMNEGVWSRMEQGPINMYFAQEDHEIYVLHSINRFEDRKLLGGIATHLNQNVWNEVSTLLLSESDSSVYLLNDEGELLSGTDDWIDNATVITDQFVQLSDQNSELDFRKTNDGFYFMKRVGAGGITIVKFIPISTVTASAKSTVEAGIFTGILFGALSIVLSILVSLQITRPIISLARTMYKTNFSNFEQKSVQSQDEIGLLQVGYNNMMLRIKELIEEEYQHEINVKSAQLMALQAQINPHFLNNTLHMIGGMALMKGAPEIYIITNVIGELLRYSISYNDLDQLVTLEDEIKHTRNYIFIQENRFSGRCSITISSDPELSQVRLPKFTLQPLIENAFEHGLQPQEGTWVLDIRVTRVRNRIALIIQDKGVGMSEERKRQLRQGLKDGEYRDKSMEHIHSLARPHGIGLMNVHSRLKLQFGPKFGLRIFSKDGEGTLIIAILPTTLG; from the coding sequence ATGAAGCGAACCAGTATACGTATAAAACTGATGCTAATCATGATTTGTCTCACTTTATTGCCAGTGATCACCATTACTTGGATTGCCACGAGTAACACAAAGCAATCTGTTGAGAAAGAACTGATAGAAGGAAATCGTGCGCGTATTTTGTGGGCTGATCAATATCTGAACGAGTTAACGGAGCAAATGGATGCCTTATTTTATTCATTGCAAATTAATCAAGATTTAATGGATGGAATAAGGGATAAAAGCAATCAAGATGTTGGTTTTCAATATCGCTTCCACAATCTAATTCGTGAGACATTGACGACAGCCTTTTTTTCAAACTCCCGAAAGATTGATGATTTGACCTTATCTATTGCTACTAGTGGTGAAGCATACACCGTGAATCATACAGGGATGATTACAACACGAATGGGAATGAATGAGGGAGTATGGAGCCGGATGGAGCAAGGCCCGATAAATATGTATTTCGCACAAGAGGATCATGAGATTTATGTTTTGCATAGTATTAATAGATTTGAAGATCGTAAGCTCCTTGGAGGAATTGCTACCCATCTGAATCAGAACGTCTGGAACGAAGTTAGCACCCTTCTATTATCCGAATCGGATAGCTCTGTATATCTTCTCAATGATGAAGGAGAGCTTCTTTCTGGGACGGATGATTGGATCGACAATGCTACTGTCATAACAGATCAATTTGTTCAGTTAAGTGATCAAAATTCGGAGTTAGACTTTCGCAAGACGAATGACGGTTTCTATTTCATGAAAAGGGTTGGAGCAGGGGGAATCACGATTGTGAAATTCATTCCTATCTCTACGGTAACAGCCAGTGCAAAATCTACAGTAGAGGCAGGGATATTTACCGGTATTTTGTTCGGGGCACTATCTATTGTATTATCAATTCTTGTATCTTTACAAATCACTCGTCCCATCATTTCATTAGCTAGAACGATGTACAAGACAAATTTCTCGAACTTTGAACAGAAGTCTGTCCAATCGCAGGATGAAATTGGACTTCTTCAGGTTGGATATAACAATATGATGCTTCGTATTAAAGAATTAATTGAAGAGGAATACCAGCATGAAATCAATGTGAAAAGTGCTCAGTTAATGGCATTACAAGCCCAAATAAACCCTCATTTTTTGAATAACACGCTTCATATGATTGGGGGAATGGCTCTGATGAAAGGAGCACCCGAAATTTATATAATTACGAATGTCATTGGGGAACTGTTGCGTTATTCAATTAGTTACAATGATCTGGATCAGTTGGTCACCCTCGAAGATGAGATAAAGCACACAAGGAATTATATATTTATTCAAGAAAATAGATTCAGTGGACGATGTTCGATAACTATATCCTCGGATCCAGAATTGTCGCAAGTCAGACTTCCCAAATTTACGTTGCAGCCCCTTATAGAAAATGCATTTGAGCATGGTCTCCAACCACAGGAAGGAACATGGGTTCTTGACATACGTGTGACACGTGTTAGAAATCGGATAGCACTGATCATTCAAGACAAAGGTGTGGGAATGTCAGAAGAACGTAAGAGACAGCTCCGCCAAGGGTTAAAAGATGGAGAATATCGAGACAAGAGTATGGAGCATATTCATTCCTTGGCACGACCACATGGGATTGGATTGATGAATGTACACTCACGCTTGAAGCTTCAATTTGGCCCAAAATTCGGTCTGAGGATCTTTAGTAAAGATGGTGAAGGAACCCTAATTATTGCTATTTTACCAACTACATTAGGTTAA
- a CDS encoding amidohydrolase family protein, which yields MPIIDIHIHLSDIDSFYQTARDLSKVDYTATGLKAEFDKNNVVLGIGMGVTEQTKGAFPDSTSPNPMGLDLEDRVPPFLMECVGINPNMLIGKHALEELDRIEARLQAPEVAGIKLYAGYYHHYVYDKIYTPVYELAAKYGTPVVIHTGDTYSMNGLLKYSHPLTVDELAYQQRDVNFMICHLGDPWVMDAAEVVAKNPNVYADLSGLVVGDGPHFERFMNEPLFMDHFRRALVYCDHYEKMLFGTDWPLAPIDLYAEFIRRLVPEQHHEKVFYENAFGLFPRIQQRIAAL from the coding sequence ATGCCGATCATTGATATTCACATTCATCTGTCGGACATCGACAGCTTTTATCAAACAGCTAGGGATCTGTCCAAAGTCGATTACACTGCAACTGGCCTCAAAGCTGAGTTTGACAAGAACAACGTCGTTCTCGGAATTGGAATGGGAGTCACGGAGCAGACAAAGGGAGCTTTTCCCGATTCCACTTCACCCAATCCGATGGGACTTGACTTGGAAGATCGTGTTCCGCCTTTCTTAATGGAATGTGTTGGTATCAATCCGAACATGCTCATAGGCAAGCATGCATTGGAGGAATTGGACCGAATCGAAGCACGGCTGCAAGCTCCTGAGGTAGCAGGAATTAAGCTGTATGCTGGATACTATCATCACTACGTCTATGACAAAATCTATACACCGGTCTATGAGCTGGCTGCTAAGTACGGCACACCCGTGGTTATTCATACCGGGGATACGTACTCGATGAATGGTTTGCTCAAGTATTCGCATCCCCTTACCGTAGATGAATTAGCTTATCAGCAGCGAGACGTGAATTTTATGATCTGCCATCTAGGCGACCCATGGGTGATGGATGCTGCCGAAGTGGTGGCTAAAAATCCTAACGTATATGCCGATTTATCCGGTCTCGTTGTCGGTGATGGGCCCCATTTTGAACGGTTCATGAACGAACCCCTCTTCATGGATCATTTTCGCCGGGCGCTGGTGTACTGTGATCATTACGAGAAAATGCTGTTCGGAACCGATTGGCCGCTTGCGCCAATTGACCTGTATGCTGAGTTCATCCGTCGACTCGTGCCTGAGCAGCACCATGAGAAGGTCTTTTACGAGAATGCCTTTGGGCTGTTTCCGCGTATCCAGCAGCGGATTGCGGCGCTTTGA
- a CDS encoding GNAT family N-acetyltransferase, with protein sequence MTENTTANQIRIIEYDPSFAGAVAEMWNRSNESWGGGTNHRTEDSVRREMEISSNLHVFLAVDGKEVIGFCSFAHYRHDEGALYVPLLNVRPDYHGYKVGRNLILNAVRKTVEAGWPRLDLFTWAGNTKAVPMYKKCGFFWERNDDYVHLMNFIPTVLQTEALAPYFEELDWYADSTRELPIQPDGRRNDDFDFFDYTWQKGGLSLRAEFEKTGRGLTALDTPDYEISTEIDEHDLVFGSTYKIRYLIKNRSESELAIEIKGQNDKNIRFDLSAALKLAPRETIIVEGDFELDPVREEQNDKKTHPVVMSKWIIGGKRAEFRIGIAPKFPAKINIALPTRELYPGIPAEMYLNVENNFASEAEFVFNLPEDEFLEWVDPKVRIMVPAKSKASVKVPFALRSYGLYSRDIEVKATPVGKKDVTFTCKLSVLMKGTHGRFGGQVGDQWVAVNGAYSLHMNKIDNGMWIEYPGSSHNFWWAYPKLGKPFADEFSKKQAKDVKIYLEGESQVLEALYESEDFPGLEIKTVVKLFANGIAEFYHEICNTGSKALEENMYVQTNFGFFGKRLILPYQGHYVDMGDAYSGDPSYWDSAQITENWLFCKEENVTCGICWDPSLKLLRPEYPLGLEHNLGLLNAGEVVRTKTTMFALNTFTKWSEFRSYARKQRNSVIPVLDDHLELTIGGGNLFATGELHAELIERKMIPLVGSLELYVQKDGGAERKAAEMALLREQDLRSVDFELSSDEIESTGFGESGRKVRAVYRGEDRVQERSVLWFPQTETTVTCELDEGPAGPMYTVSNGALSIAAAPEFGSVVHSLKYQGEEWLDSSYPEAVPRSWWNPWHGGLGVGIPGMGGFSRLQEPRTATWVERIDAHGNIWKGMRITTSIEKQESNRGIIINQHYLMLPGVPVLCVQHSVTNGSGLALPHYSLTEDSYFKPSPVFSEGWMDLPEEGKFLLGKVEAHLDSKGIMRIGATSRKDLLHIVNSYPNQRASVYVNNKVFTHGVNHHLPLLNGETAWTQPTFLIMGKIALNPEDVRGLLKLTFANHTDEKETSNADH encoded by the coding sequence ATGACAGAAAATACCACAGCGAATCAAATTCGCATTATCGAATATGACCCATCCTTCGCCGGAGCGGTCGCTGAGATGTGGAATCGCAGTAACGAAAGCTGGGGCGGCGGCACCAATCATAGAACAGAGGATAGTGTACGTAGAGAGATGGAGATTTCGTCCAATCTTCATGTGTTTCTCGCGGTCGATGGTAAAGAGGTAATTGGTTTCTGTAGTTTCGCTCATTATCGTCATGACGAAGGAGCTTTATATGTACCGCTATTAAATGTACGCCCTGATTATCACGGCTATAAGGTCGGCCGTAATCTAATATTGAACGCTGTTCGTAAAACAGTTGAAGCGGGCTGGCCACGTCTCGATCTGTTTACTTGGGCAGGTAATACCAAAGCTGTGCCGATGTATAAAAAATGTGGATTCTTCTGGGAACGAAATGACGACTACGTCCATCTGATGAACTTTATTCCAACAGTTCTGCAAACGGAAGCACTCGCTCCTTATTTCGAGGAACTAGATTGGTACGCAGATAGCACACGCGAATTGCCCATCCAGCCGGATGGTCGCCGAAATGATGACTTTGATTTCTTTGATTATACTTGGCAAAAGGGAGGACTCTCCTTACGCGCAGAATTCGAGAAGACTGGCCGCGGGTTGACTGCACTCGATACTCCCGACTATGAAATCTCCACTGAGATTGACGAACATGATCTTGTGTTCGGATCGACTTACAAGATTCGTTACCTCATCAAGAATCGCTCGGAGTCTGAGCTGGCGATTGAGATCAAAGGTCAGAACGACAAAAATATCCGGTTTGACCTGTCCGCTGCACTTAAGCTCGCTCCAAGAGAAACGATTATTGTGGAGGGGGATTTCGAACTTGATCCGGTTCGGGAAGAGCAGAATGATAAGAAGACGCATCCCGTTGTGATGAGTAAATGGATCATCGGTGGTAAGCGGGCAGAGTTTCGCATTGGCATCGCTCCCAAATTTCCAGCTAAGATAAACATAGCGTTGCCAACTCGGGAGCTGTATCCGGGCATTCCAGCCGAAATGTACCTGAACGTGGAGAACAATTTTGCCTCGGAGGCGGAGTTCGTTTTTAACTTGCCGGAGGATGAATTCCTGGAATGGGTAGATCCTAAAGTACGCATCATGGTTCCGGCTAAGAGCAAAGCCTCTGTCAAGGTACCCTTCGCCCTGCGGTCTTACGGTCTTTATTCACGAGATATTGAGGTTAAGGCCACTCCGGTTGGAAAGAAGGATGTCACCTTCACTTGCAAGTTGTCCGTCCTAATGAAGGGAACGCATGGCCGCTTCGGCGGGCAAGTTGGGGATCAATGGGTCGCTGTAAACGGCGCATACTCCCTCCATATGAACAAGATTGATAATGGAATGTGGATTGAATATCCGGGTTCCAGTCATAATTTCTGGTGGGCCTATCCCAAGCTAGGCAAGCCGTTCGCTGACGAATTCTCCAAGAAGCAGGCCAAAGATGTGAAGATTTATCTCGAAGGGGAGAGTCAGGTTCTAGAAGCTCTCTATGAGTCGGAAGACTTTCCAGGCTTGGAGATAAAAACGGTAGTCAAGCTGTTTGCAAACGGAATTGCTGAATTTTATCACGAGATCTGCAATACCGGTAGCAAAGCGCTGGAAGAGAATATGTATGTGCAGACGAATTTTGGTTTCTTCGGCAAGCGGCTTATCTTGCCATACCAAGGCCATTACGTGGACATGGGCGATGCTTACTCAGGCGATCCGAGTTATTGGGACAGCGCTCAGATCACGGAGAACTGGCTGTTCTGTAAGGAAGAGAACGTCACATGCGGGATTTGCTGGGACCCTTCACTGAAACTGCTTCGTCCGGAATACCCACTAGGGCTGGAGCATAATCTTGGCCTATTAAACGCTGGAGAAGTTGTTCGGACAAAGACGACGATGTTTGCTTTGAACACCTTCACCAAGTGGTCAGAATTCCGTTCCTACGCCCGGAAACAGCGGAATTCGGTGATCCCGGTGCTGGATGATCATCTTGAATTAACGATCGGCGGCGGAAATCTCTTTGCGACAGGGGAGCTTCACGCAGAACTAATCGAACGAAAGATGATTCCGCTTGTTGGGAGTCTGGAATTGTATGTACAAAAAGATGGTGGAGCGGAGCGAAAGGCCGCCGAAATGGCATTGCTAAGGGAGCAGGATTTGCGCTCAGTGGACTTTGAGCTCTCTTCTGACGAGATAGAATCGACGGGATTTGGTGAATCCGGGCGGAAGGTCCGGGCTGTCTATCGCGGTGAGGATCGTGTTCAGGAGCGATCGGTTCTCTGGTTCCCTCAGACGGAGACAACCGTCACTTGTGAGCTGGATGAAGGACCTGCCGGTCCCATGTATACGGTGAGTAACGGAGCTCTATCAATCGCGGCTGCCCCTGAATTCGGGAGCGTCGTGCATTCCTTGAAATACCAAGGAGAAGAATGGCTGGACAGTTCCTATCCAGAAGCAGTTCCACGTTCCTGGTGGAATCCTTGGCATGGTGGACTTGGTGTGGGGATTCCAGGCATGGGGGGATTCAGTCGGTTGCAGGAACCAAGAACCGCTACTTGGGTGGAGCGGATCGACGCTCATGGAAACATTTGGAAAGGAATGCGAATCACCACTTCCATAGAGAAGCAAGAATCGAATCGGGGAATTATCATTAACCAGCATTACCTTATGCTCCCCGGCGTCCCAGTGTTATGTGTGCAGCATTCGGTGACTAATGGAAGTGGATTGGCTCTGCCGCATTATTCGCTAACGGAGGATAGTTACTTCAAGCCTTCACCTGTCTTTTCCGAAGGATGGATGGATCTCCCTGAGGAAGGCAAGTTTCTTCTTGGGAAAGTTGAAGCCCATCTTGATTCCAAGGGGATTATGCGAATTGGTGCGACGTCGCGTAAGGACCTGCTGCATATTGTGAATAGTTATCCCAATCAGCGGGCCTCGGTTTATGTGAACAATAAAGTGTTCACGCACGGTGTGAATCATCATCTTCCACTTCTGAATGGAGAAACTGCTTGGACACAGCCGACATTTCTGATCATGGGGAAGATCGCTCTGAATCCAGAGGATGTTCGTGGCCTTCTTAAGCTTACCTTTGCAAATCATACTGACGAAAAGGAGACCTCAAATGCCGATCATTGA